Genomic segment of Triticum aestivum cultivar Chinese Spring chromosome 6A, IWGSC CS RefSeq v2.1, whole genome shotgun sequence:
AGCGTGGGGTGAGCTACATATATATACATCTTTCTTTATCCAGATTCATCACAAGCAGCGCGATGAGCTCAGTCGCATATTGTATCGATCTCACACCCCGGGCAGGACAGGGTAAATGTtatgtatcatgttcatgtgtaACAACACCCGCAGTCAAACTCGCATTCAGGACTAGTTGACAGCTTGTATTGCTCTTTGAAAAAGGGTCTGCACACTGCTACATACAGTCAATACTTATTCGCGAGAAATGAACTTATAGGAATTTGCACAGGGCATGTTTTGTTATTTTGGCTCCATCAGTTTGTTTTGTTTCTTCAACTGATACAAGATTCAGTGGGAGGACTCTGAATCATGTTTGTTAGCACAGACCTTTCACACTGTACTGTTTTTCTACCCTTTCAGCCTTGCAATTTTTCTTCTTAACAACCATGCATTTTCTTGTCAGTTGTTAGTATCCCTTGGGGCATATATACCACATCTAAGCACATATTGTGACTCCTCAGTTTAACTGAACCAGGACCTTGTCTTTATTTTGGTTATGCCAACAGGGCGTCCACCCAAACATCAAAGGAGAAGTTTGGGAGTATTTGCTCGGTTGTTACGACCCTAAAAGCACTACCGAACAGAGGAATCAATTGCGACAACAGAGAAGGTTTTTTTTTAATCTCATCTGCATCTTACTTTTGTCTGTTCATTTCATTCCATTTTAATGTCATTAGAAGCAATACATAGTTTTTATCATCTTGCAAAGATTCTCACCAGCCACCTTCCTTTTCTTGATCCTTATTTTTGCAATAATGGCTACTTCAAACACATAGTATCATACATTCATACTTATGAGTAATTGAGAGTTTAAATTGCTCAAATAAATAGTTTAGAGATATTGGGTTCTCTAGAAGAGCTGAAGCAGTCCACAAAAAGGGGATACACATTCAATCCATTGTATCTAGAGGTTTCATTTCAATTTGCTGAAAAACTGGACTAATGTAGTTCTGTCACATGTTATGCTGCACATAGCAATGCTATTTTTTTGCTTCAGGATGTTCACCATGCTTTTCAGAAAGTTATAAAGGCGACATATGAATGGGATGAGGATTATACTGATTTGAATATTTTCATAGGTTAGAATATGAGAAACTGAAAACAAAGTGCCGAGAAATGGACACGACTGTTGGTAGTGGAAGGGTAATCACTATGCCTGTCATAACAGAAGATGGCCAGCCTATCGAGGATCCTAACTCAACTGGAGAACAGCAAACCAATAATGGTCCGCTCACAAAAGAAGTCATTCAATGGAAACTTCTTCTGCACCAAATTGGTAAGCAGCAGTATTGCCTCTGTTTTCAGCATCCGTCACATGTAAAAAAAAAATAGCAGTTTCCGTATGTTGTCTTCAAGTTTTTAAGTTTTCTGATTCTTCCACTGATCAATTGCAGGTCTTGATGTTAACCGAACTGACCGGACATTAGTGTATTACGAGAGCCAGGAGAATTTGGCACGGCTGTGGGACATTCTTACAGTGTACGCATGGGTGGACACTGACATTGGTTACTGTCAGGGTGAGTTGTTTAAGCAACGCATATCTTCTTTGTGTGGGTGCAGATCAATTATTTCTTAAACAAATGTGGATCAAGTATTAGTAAAAAGGGAAATTCTTAACAATGACAATTTCCTAAATGCTATGTTGTGTATGCTTGTTAAATCCTTTATGCATGAGCAGGAATGAGTGATCTTTGTTCACCAATATCAATAATTTTGGAACATGAAGCAGATGCTTTTTGGTGCTTTGAACGGCTGATGCGCAGAGTGGTAAGCACCCCTATCCTTCTATCACCAATGAAACATTTGGATCGTTTACATTTTCAATTGTTTAGGAACTGCATTGCTTTCTGCTAACTTGCATCATAGTGGCAGCGCGAGGTTTTAGATTATGTTTCTACAGATAACATTATAAAACTAAAAGGCTATAAGAGACAATGCATACAATTTAAAGTTAAAAGACAATGCATACAATTATTGTAAGATAATATATGCTTGTATAATTTGAGACCTACTCAGTCTGAACTCTGAATTTTAGGTAGCCAGTTTTGCTTTGCACAAGCATCTGTTGATTTCCCAAACCTTAAAGGGACAACGCGGATAAATGTAACTACTTGATGCTGGTATCGAAAGAAGACGCGAAAAAACTCTGAAGTTCTTGCCTGCGCTTTTGTACTTCTCTGAAGTAATAGGCTCTTCTGCTGCATGCCTGCATGTGGTATCTGACTTCATTCATGTTTCTGCATATGCTTAAAGCTTTAATATTTTACCTTCAAAATATGCAGCGTGAAAATTTCAAGAGTACTTCTACCTCAATTGGAGTTCGATCTCAGCTGACCACCTTGTCAACCATAATGAAAGCTGTTGACCCAAAGCTACATGAGCATTTAGGTAGAGTTTTTTTTGGAGCTAAAtgttctttattttattttattttctttattagaCTGTTCAAGAAACGAATGCCTTTGCTTCATCAATTATTTAACAACGAGCTCCAATTTTTGTATTTCCTAATAAAAAAATATATGCAGAAAATCTTGATGGAGGTGAATACTTATTTGCCTTTCGGATGCTGATGGTTATTTTTCGTAGAGAGTTCTCTTTTATAGACACGATGTACCTTTGGGAGGTAAGATTTCTTGATAATGCTAACTAACCTGTAGTGTGCTAGTTGCCTGTGCACTAGATTAATTTTCTTGAGAACTCAATCTGGAGTGTCATCAAACATAATGATCATTGACATTTAGTTTTTAATCTAATTCCAATTTGTACTACATGGGGTATTGGTTTCTTAATGGAAGGCGTTCTGGCCACAATTGAAACTATATTTTCTTGATCTTCAAAATGTTGCAGCTCATGTGGTCTATGGAGTACAATCCAGGGTTTTTTTCAATGTTGGAGAGTAACACTGGACCACCAAATGCAAAAGATGAAAATACCCTAAAACAGTGTGGAAAGTTTGAAAGGAAAAAATTGCAGGCAGCCAAGCAAGATGATCAGATCCCTCTATCGGTCTTTGTTGTAGCTAGCGTCATAGAGGCTAGAAACAAGCGGTTACTGGGGGAGGCAAAAGGTCTCGATGATGTCGTCAaggtcctctctctccctctctctctccccccacgcacacacgcacacacacacaatgttGATCAGAACCGAAAGTTATGTTTTTTATGTTCCTGTCCCCTGAGAACAGATTTTGAATGAAATCACTGGAAGCCTGGATGCAAGAAAGGCATGTAGAGGGGCATTGACGATTCAGGAGAAGTACCTAACCACAGTGAGTTTCCTGTCGATACCTATACCATTATACGGTAAGGAGATGCAAATAAAAATAATCTGTACTTTCCTGAACTGCAGGTAAAAGCATCATAGCGACATGTACAGGAAAGCATCCTTAGCAACAAGATTCGATTGGTCCTTTTTTTTTTACTGGAGAAACAGTTGTATGGCAGAAAATTTTCCATTTTTGATGTGTATGTTCTGTAATTTTTTGACCCACTATGTAATTTGGTACTTGCACAAAAGGGAAATGAATACCAGTGGGATTGTTCAGGAATAAAGGTTGCATTTCTTGTAGAGTTAAATACCAGTAGGATTATTTGTTAGCAAAGTTTGCTAGTCCTCATAAATATACTTCAAACACTTCAAGTCTCAACTGTTGTTGCATACATCGAGATATGTAAAGATTTTCCTTTCAGAACTATATTCCTGGAGTTAAATTTTGTTTTGGTTCTTTAGCATCCAGTGGTTGGAGAGGAGTAGGAATCAACAAATAAAATGGCACATAATTAGCACAAAAGACAGACCCGGTGCTAGAAGCCCCCACTGGGGAAAGATTATACTACGAGGCAAGCCTTACCCTTGCACATTGCAACGCAGAGAGGCCACGTCGAACCCAGGActtcttggcacaagtggggagtaCTTCACCACTCACCATTGCGCCAGGCCTGTCCTTTGCAAATAATCAGGCTAAAGCAGAAATTAGTTAGTCAAATGGCCAACTATTTGACTAAAATAGAAATCTGATTCAGGCCAACACCTGATTTCTTTTTGACGGAGAACACATGAAGTTATGATCTCAAAGAAGAAAAACACAGGGAAATGAAAAATCCTGTGAACATTGTACGTATTACATACAAGTATATATCAAACGTTCACAGCAAATATATGTATAGTTGTTTCTATTTGCGTTTTTCTATACATGTGGAAAGGCTGAAAGCGTGTGCCTATTTCAAATAATATATGTCTGACATTACTTTGCTGAATTAGGTCAAACTTCCAGCACAGATTTTATTAATTACCTTCGCTTAAACAGAGGTAAGGATGTGTGATACAATTACAGATGGTTAAAATCAAAACAAGAGGCTGTAAACTAAGAGCCTGCCAGACTTCCTACCTAAATGTCTCCTATTTTTTCTGAGCTGGCCGGTCCCACCATTTGCGCTCCAGACTAGTTAAACAGAACCAGGGCCTCTCAATCTGGTACGTGTCGAAACGAACAGCAACCAAGGGAAACCTAGACCCAAAAATAGTGGGCTATTAATAGATTAAGGCAACAAACTTGCAGCCCTTCCATTTCCCCCAACTAGGAAGAGAATCTAGTCTTCTTGCTTCTCTTGGAGCTTGGGAGAGGATTGAAATTTTTCGCCAATTTGCGCCAGATCATGCTAGAATAGGAGAGCAAGACAATTGTCGTGACCACGGTGGAGATGTCACCAAGAAGCTGAAATTCTGTTGATTGGCCTTGGTTGCTCCATTAATATTGGTTCCTAAGGTATGTGGGCTTGATTTCATTGGATGGTGGTTATTTTGTCTGAATCTACTTGTGCGTGGCAGACAGATTGAAACACAATATCAAAAGAATGGACAAATTGTTTCAATCTGTTCATCAATCTGTTCATTCTGGTAATTCATCTTTTGTGCTCTACACATTATCGGGTTCGATCCTATATGGAATGTAGAGATAATCTCACCCAAAACTGATAGCAAATCCATGAGCCCCTGATGCATGGCAGCGCCAATTAACAACACTATATTCTGAAGAAAACTTTCAGATGGGCTGTTTTCAGAAGTTATTTCTATTCATTTTTGTTTGGTAGTTTAAAGGATCGCATCACATTTCATTGTTTGCACCTACAAACCTCTGGATGATGACATTGGGTCTATTCATCTACAAACAATATATTCTGAAGAAAACTTTCAGATGGGCTGTTTTCAGAAGTCATTTATTCATTTTTGTTTGGTAGTTTAAAGGAAAAGGTGTGACAGCTCCCTGGTGCAGGGGCACCCTCATGAACAGTAACTTCAaaacaatatgaaaaaaaatcgaaaaaatctgaaattttggggGATCAAATATGATCAAACTTTTGATGTTCTTGAGGGTGCCCCTGCACCCGGGAGCTGAAAGTTCAGTCTCTAGTTTAAAGGATCGCATCACATTTCATTGTTTGCACAAACAAACCTCTGGATGATGACATTGGGTTTATTCATCTACAAACAAAGTAAATGTGGGATCGTTGATTCTTCCTTTTGATTTGCACAATAAACTTTCATCTGTTAACGCCTTAATAATTATATTTCTTATGAAGGCTTAGATCAAGAGGTGGAAGGCGCAAAAGACTTAAGTGGTGGATTCCTCACAGGGTGCCGCGGGCGGTCAGCCGCCtgtggaaccagttaagatgaaGGGCCTTCTCAAGGGCCTCCGATACATCTCGCAAATATTCGGTACGCGCCAAGCACCCACTAAACCAGCCACAATTCTACAGTCAAATCCCCTAAATTCTAACCAGCCACAATGAATTAACCACCAAAACAATATTCACATCAAGCATCATGAACATGCATAGAATTCAACCAGAAGATGAAAAGCTGCCAAGTTAAAAAAAATTGTGAAACAAAATGCAGTAGGATGGTGTTGTAAAGTGTGTGCACCTTGTCTGTTGTTGTGTGCGTGCGGGTAGTTGCAGACCCCAAGGAGCCGGAGATCCAGATCGGCGCCCCGACGGACGTGAAGCACGTCGCGCACATCGGCTGGGACAACAACTCCGTCGCCAACCCCGCCTGGGTAAGCGCGCGCGCGGGCGCCATTTCCATTTCCAACGTGAATCTCCAATTCTCCATCGTGACGCACGGTTCCGGCCGGCCGATTTGGTTGCAGATGAACGAGTTCAAGTCGCAGCAGGGAGCGTCGGGGAGCGGCGGGCCGGAGGGCGCGATGGCGGGGGCGGAGCagcccggaggaggaggaggaggaggaggaggaggaggNNNNNNNNNNNNNNNNNNNNNNNNNNNNNNNNNNNNNNNNNNNNNNNNNNNNNNNNNNNNNNNNNNNNNNNNNNNNNNNNNNNNNNNNNNNNNNNNNNNNNNNNNNNNNNNNNNNNNNNNNNNNNNNNNNNNNNNNNNNNNNNNNNNNNNNNNNNNNNNNNNNNNNNNNNNNNNNNNNNNNNNNNNNNNNNNNNNNNNNNNNNNNNNNNNNNNNNNNNNNNNNNNNNNNNNNNNNNNNNNNNNNNNNNNNNNNNNNNNNNNNNNNNNNNNNNNNNNNNNNNNNNNNNNNNNNNNNNNNNNNNNNNNNNNNNNNNNNNNNNNNNNNNNNNNNNNNNNNNNNNNNNNNNNNNNNNNNNNNNNNNNNNNNNNNNNNNNNNNNNNNNNNNNNNNNNNNNNNNNNNNNNNNNNNNNNNNNNNNNNNNNNNNNNNNNNNNNNNNNNNNNNNNNNNNNNNNNNNNNNNNNNNNNNNNNNNNNNNNNNNNNNNNNNNNNNNNNNNNNNNNNNNNNNNNNNNNNNNNNNNNNNNNNNNNNNNNNNNNNNNNNNNNNNNNNNNNNNNNNNNNNNNNNNNNNNNNNNNNNNNNNNNNNNNNNNNNNNNNATTTGAACTTGGTTTTCGTTGGGCCTCTGGAAGAAAGAGCACAGGGCTTGCCGCGAGGCCTCGAGAGAGATATGGgccttttttgcttgttttttcttttctttataacgCTGCGTTGTTTGTTTCGGGCCGGTGTTTGGAACCGACTGCTTTTAGAAGATGATTTATGGTGGTGTAATGTGTGTGTGTAGATGTGGAAATGGGCCATCTGTAACGTGTGCTTAGCGTGTGTTATTATCCTTTATTACTAATCTGAGATGGAGATATATTACTAATTGGATCGGAGCTTAGATGGTAGGATCGGAGCTTAACGTGTGCTTAGCGTGTCTATAACTCCCTTACTGCGAGGTGCATTTCGCGCTCACGTACAACACACGACAAATGGGCCGGCCTGGCAAATGTACGTGTGCGGCAGCGTCCCACACATTGTtatcagaatcgcgattctgttatacgagtctacgactttacgatccaaacttatCCCTCTAATTCTATGATTCTGGTTCTCAGAATCTACGTTTGTACGATCATGATAGTAAAGATTCTAcaatttgcgatcctaccatctaagctccgatccgattcaaatcGCAATTCTGACAACCTCACATCTACGCTTAATTTACACAAGCATGTGTGTCTAGTGTTGTTCACTTCATAAGGTCGTTGTTTATATGAGAAGTGTTTGGATGGTTAAGAAGGCAGTGATATACTTCCAGCCCATCAGGAATCAAACCCTAGGTTTGACGCTCTGATATCTCATAAAGGCAGGCTATCACTCAGTGGGGGTAACATTTCCGTCAATAGTAAGGCGCTAGTAGGCTCAGTTTTTTGGAAGTGCTCATCATGATAGAATGTATGTGCGTGCATTCATAGAGGCGATTATACGCATATAGTTTATGAGCATATGTGCCTGCTCTGTATATCTACAAAAATTATGCAAACGTAcgtttttatttcattttcagtCGTCAATATGTACGTCGGTTCATTCTTTTTCCTTTTTCGTTTTCACTTTTGTTTATTTTCGAAATTTTCGAAATATTTGTGTTTAAGAATTAATTTACTATGATTTAAAAAAAGTCACACAACACATTACAAAACAATTCATGCAATGTAAAAAATTCTTTACACAATTTTAAGAAATCACACcatgaaaatgttcatcttgtgtaaaattattcacATATTTTAACAAAATTTTCATGAAAATGTAAAAAATTATTCACATGATTTTGTAAAAAATATTCGTACACTTCATTTTTTTATTAATGTCATTTATAAAATATTTCTGAATTTAAACATATATTCATGAAATTTATAGAAAAATTATGAAATGAAATAAACTTGTTCTTGCAATTTTAGAAAAATGGACATAACATAAAATACATATTCATGCCATTTTTTTAAAATGCTCTAATTTCTAACACTTGACAAATATTttcatgtttaaaaaaatgttcatgacttttTTGGAAAAAAAGGTTTAACATGTGTTTAAAAATGTTTAGTGTGCATTTTACAAATGTGCAGCACATATTCGCATAAATGTTCAACATGCATTACTACACAACGAGGCtatttatgttggaaatatgccctagaggcaataataaattagttattattatatttccttgttcatgataatcgtttattatccatgctagaattgtattgataggaaactcagatacatgtgtggatacatagacaacaccatgtccctagtaagcctctagttgactagctcgttgatcaatagatggttacggttttctgaccatggacattggatgtcattgataacgggatcacatcattaggagaatgatgtgatggacaaagacccaatcctaagcctagcacaagatcatgtagttcgtatgctgaagcttttctaatgtcaagtatcattttcttagaccatgagattgtgcaactcccgaataccgtaggagtgctttgggtgtgccaaacgtcacaagtaactgggtggctataaaggtacactacaggtatctccgaaagtgtctgttgggttggcacgaatcgagactgggatttgtcactccgtgtaaacggagaggtatctctgggcccactcggtaggacatcatcataatgtgcacaatgtgatcaaggagttgatcacgggtacgaaacgagtaaagagacttgccggtaacgagattgaacaaggtatcgggataccgacgatcgaatctcgggcaagtatcgtaccgctagacaaagggaattgtatacgggattgattaagtccttgacatcgtggttcatccgatgagatcatcgtgggacATGTGGGAGCCaccatgggtatctagatcccgctgttggttattgaccggagagtcatctcggtcatgtctgcatgtctcccgaacccgtagggtctacacacttaaggttcggtgacgctagggttatagagatattagtatgcggtaacccgaaagttgttcggagtcccggatgagatcccggacgtcaagaggagttccggaggtaaagatttatatatgggaagtcttgttttggtcgccggaaaagtttcgcgcattatcggtattgtaccgggagtgccgaaaggggtccgggggtccacctgccccggggggccacatgggctgtagggtgtgcgccttggcctatatgggccaagggcaccagccccaagagacccatgcgccaagagataagggaaaggaagagtcctaaaaggggaaggcacctcctaggtgccttggggaggatggactcctccctggccgcacccttccttggaggaagggccaaggctgcgcccccctctcccttggccctatatatagtggggggaagggagggcagcaccacctaagccctggcgcctccctctccctcccatgacacatcttcctcctcccgcagcgcttggcgaagccctattggaatcccgctacttccaccaccacgccgtcgtgctgctggatctccatcaacctctcctccccccttgctggatcaagaaggaggagacgtcgttgctccgtacgtgtgttgaacgcggaggtgctgtccgttcggcgctaggatcatcggtgatttggatcacgacgagtacgactccatcaaccccattctcttgaacgcttccgcgcgcgatctacaagggtatgtagatccactcctccctcattgctagatgactccatagatagatcttggtgacacgtaggaaaattttgaatttatgctacgttccccaacagtggcatcatgagcttggtctatgtgtagtttctatgcacgagtagaacacaaagtagttgtgggcgttgatttttttcaatatgcttaccattactagtccaatcttgattcggcggcactgtgggatgaagcggcccggaccgaccttacacgtactcttacgtgagactggttccaccgactgacatgcactagttgcataaggtggctagcgggtgtctgtctctcccactttagtcggatcggattcgatgaaaagggtccttatgaagggtaaatagcaattggcatatcacgttgtggttttgcgtaggtaagaaatgttcttgctagaaacccttagcagccacgtaaaacatgcaaacaacaattagaggacgtctaacttgtttttgcagggtatgctatgtgatgtgatatggccaaaaagaatgtgatgaatgatatgtgatgtatgggaTCGATCATGTTCtggtaataggaatcacgacttgcatgtcgatgagtatgacaaccggcaggagccataggagttgtcttaatttatttatgacctgcgtgtcaacataaacgtcatgtaattactttactttattgctaaccgttagctgtagtagtagaagtaatag
This window contains:
- the LOC123131284 gene encoding TBC1 domain family member 15, whose product is MMFLACCYNDPDMLIDPETIYPTRPDCTDAPKSRFKPMPRRTLSPRRWKLLFNEEGCLDAAGMIMRVQRGGVHPNIKGEVWEYLLGCYDPKSTTEQRNQLRQQRRLEYEKLKTKCREMDTTVGSGRVITMPVITEDGQPIEDPNSTGEQQTNNGPLTKEVIQWKLLLHQIGLDVNRTDRTLVYYESQENLARLWDILTVYAWVDTDIGYCQGMSDLCSPISIILEHEADAFWCFERLMRRVRENFKSTSTSIGVRSQLTTLSTIMKAVDPKLHEHLENLDGGEYLFAFRMLMVIFRREFSFIDTMYLWELMWSMEYNPGFFSMLESNTGPPNAKDENTLKQCGKFERKKLQAAKQDDQIPLSVFVVASVIEARNKRLLGEAKGLDDVVKILNEITGSLDARKACRGALTIQEKYLTTVKAS